AAGAAAGTCTTGATGGTGCTGGCATCTCCGgctcggccttggcgccgggAGATCCTGCGATGGCCCATTGACGGGCGAGGTAGAAGAGggcgccgctcgccggccccgtcgtcctcgcgtTCGTCTATGGCAGATTCATCCTCGGACGTATCGGCGTCCTCTAGGTCCTCACCGGCGAAACTGCCGTAGAGCTCCAGAAAATCGACAAAGTTCCTGGCCACGACGAGCGGCCCACTAAGACGGCGCTGCCGAGCGCGGTACTGCAAatgctggcggcggaaaCCTCCGGGCTCCCGCTGCTCCGGATAAGAAAGCTCGTCGGCTGGATGAAGTCGGGGGGACGGCTGGTGGGAGAAGGTGGCAGCCCGGCGGAGAGAGTTGGCGCGGGCCTTGATCTTGTACATGTCGCGGTGAATGTCACCCCCCTGAAGCTTCAACGACGATtcggcagcctcgccacTGGGAGGAGTCTGATCTTCGACCAGCGCATCATTGCTAGACGCAACGGTTGACACGAACTCCGGCGGATCCTGTAGTGCGAACGGTGACTGTGCGGGAGACAATTGCTCCGCAGGCTGCGTCGCCAAGCTGGCCTCGGGGTCGGCCGAGTAGCCATCCGGCAGGAAACggtcgaggatggcggctTGTCGTCTGCTGTGCCCGCTGCCCACGCTGCCTGGCGTGACTTGGTCGCTGTGATCGGCCATGCCTTCAACGTAATTGGAAGCTCGATGGCGGGAAGACTAGGAGTTGTCTAGTGAGAGCGGCCCTTGACGAACCCTAGCCCGGCTTCAGCAATAGCTGTCCAGGACCAAGAACAGTGATAGGAAACGAGTTTAGTGGAATGTGCTCCGGCCATCACAGATGATGACTCTTGAGAAGCGGGACTGTTTGGTTCGTGTAGACACGGCAACGCTGGGCAGTCAGTCGATTTGACTTGCTTGCGGCCTGGCTAGGTGACAGTCGTAATGGCCAAGAGCAAGCGACGTCGAAGAGGATTGCCAAGGACTCGAGATCGGCCAAGCTCATGAGCTGAAGCTCTGATAACTGGGACAGTCAAAGTGGAGAACGGTGAATTATGGAAATCGGACGGAGGAGACTATAGAATGGGTCTTGAGCCCACCCGGACCGGAAAAACTGAATGCCAATTGAGCGTACCACTAACAAATTATGATATGAGTCAGAAGTCAAAACGCGACTCAATAAATATCAATGTCAATGCTAGAACTTCGTCTTATTAAAATTATGACGTATACCatcttatattataatacACAAACGTGTCTTTCCTTCTATTCTACCTCTCTATAATCGGGACAGAATGTCATTCAGAACCTGGTCGGTTGTAGCAGAGCCGCCCAGGTCGGGGCTCAGCAGCTTGCCAGCTTCCAGATTAGCATCTACAGCGGCATAAAtccttgctgctgcatcggGCTCGTTGAGAAACTCAAGCATGAGCGCAGCACTCCTCACAGTCGCGATTGGGTTGGCGATTCCTTTGCCCATGATGTCGGGCGCGCTACCATGGCAAGGCTCTCCCATGGCAAAGCCCTGGCCGACGTTGGCGCTGGGAACCAGGCCAAGGCTACCGACGAGTGCAGCGGCACCGTCGGAGAGAATATCGCCGTATAAATTTggcgcgacgatgacgtcgtAGGCCTCCGGTTGGCGGAAGAGCTTGTACACCATGGAGTCAACAATCTGATCCTCAACCTTGATCGAAGCAAACTTCGGGTCTGCGAGAGCCCGGTTCGAGGCTACACGGAAGAGCCCGTCGGTCTGAGATAAGACATTGGATTTGTGTGTGACTGTGACGGTTGGGGACTTGTGAATGCTCTGCGCACCCGAATCTCGAATCTtctggcggcggagggcgatATCACCAGCCATTGCTGCAATGCGGAAGGATGCCTTGTCGGATATACGCTTGATAGCCTCGGCAACCTTGCCGTCGGGTCCATCGTACGTCCTTTCCTCCTTCACGTAAAGGTCCTCGGTGTTCTCGCGGACAATGACCATATCAAGGGGTCTGGCGGCCGTCATAACAGTCTTGACGGGGCGAACGTTCGCATAGAGGTCGAGGCGTTTCcggagggcgacgatgggcgACGCATAACCCTTGACGGCATGGGTCGGGGAGCTGACAGCGCCAAAAAGTGCACCGTGACAATCGTTGCGCAAGACGTCGACGGTAGCATCGGGAAGCGCAGTACCAGTCTGCTCAAAAGTCTCGAAGCCAGCTTTCAGGTCGATAAAATCGAATTTGAGGTTCAGACATGACGGaagggcctcgaggatgcGGCGACCAGCAGGTATAACTTCCTTGCCGATGCCATCTCCAGCGATGAGCCCTATAGCAATACGTCAGCCCTGTTATGCTTGCTGCAACGAGAGGTGAGCGAGGAAGCCCAGGGGGTCTCACCAATCTTCAGTGTGCGAACTGACATGGTACCTATATTCCTGAGGGGTAAAGGTAGGAGGGAGTGGAAGAAGAGACCTAGCCGTTAGTTAAGAGCACGAGTGGTGGGCCCGCGCATGACTGCCCGTTATTACTACTTAGTAAAGCCCTACTCGGTACGCGCGGTTATACTAACCGCGATTTTAAATAGTAATATTAGGACCCGCTTTCCGGCTTATATAGGCTAGGGTTCTAAGctaatatactatattatatagtaaaTTTCTAACGCCCGGGCATAAATAGCAAGCCTATAATAAAGTGCTAGGACAGAACGTATACACGCGGACCCAGGTAGAGAATTAGGGCACGTACGTAACGCCCCCGAACCATGGGGTATTAGAGCCCGTCTAGCTAGCGAACTAAAAGCTTAAACCAATAAGCTTTAGtcttataatactattacctttataattGTCTAATTCTACTATTGCTTCTCTTACTTAACTACCGAACTAATATCTAGCGagtaagctattataaagcCTATATTAGCTATAGTAGGCTTATACTAGTTATAGTTAAGGTTATAATTTTTAATTTATTACTTAATTTTAATTAATACtttttattaattaactAAAGGTATATAtcttattaattaatatatatatatatatatatatatatatatatatattactaATTAAGCCTAAATAGATTATTTAAGGGTAAAAAGTAAATTTATTAGAAAACTTTATATAAGGTAAAAAACTAATATAGTTAATTTAATAAATTAATTTATAAAAAGATAAGTATTAatcttattattaatattaaagagaTATAACTAAAAATATAGCTAATAGTTATAATTTATAATTACTCTATTTTATACTATTAAATTAAGgtttattaatataatagtataatatataagtaaatttaaagcttaataatatagccttATAGCTAAGGTAATTAAGGCTAGTTAATATATAGTTAgctataaagtaatatattaaataaaagATTTATAAGTTAATTCTATTAaattttattattatatattattatttatatttaataagtTAATTATATAAAGTTAAGCTAATTAATTAAAGTTAAGtactttaaatataaaaacttacttttcctttttttttcttatCTTTATTTTATTCCTTTATAATAagtttaatatttattaacTTATTAGCCTATTATTtcttaagtaatattaatattattttaattattatattttatatattataataataataattaatattattatattattatatttattattataataatattaaatttaatatATCTCTTTTATTTttaaattaattatatattattaataattatagtTAAAGCTTAAAAAGTTTAattacctttatatatattatattaaatattaaagtTATTTTAATTTAgccctttataataatattattaaaaataatttaattaaaatatatattacttaaaataatataataataattattaaataattttttactttttaaaaatataataatattaataataaaaaaagctattaattatattaattaatatttattatatttaaaaaactataatatatatttattatattataattataaagataaaagtTAAAAAAagaatataatattaaataattatacttttattattaagctataaaatatataattaaggaTATTTTATTtctattatattttatatttattagTTATATAAATAAGTTATTTATaagtctatatatataaataaataagtttaatatttaataaataattattatattaataatattataaaagtaaataatataatctttttaaatatttatttattattattaaagttattctttattaatatttaataattaataaacTTTATAATAgtttaatattattataatcTTTAATTTTAAAGATAAAATTAAAGTAAAGTAAAagccttatatatatatatatattaaagtataaatatttaaatactttattattataaagttAAATAAAAAAGGTTTaataaagaaaaaaaagaaaagatATATTTCTTTATAATACTTAACTTATAAGTATATTTAGAGTCTTTAAAGTCTTAAAAATCTTAAATATTATAAGATTTttttaaataataaatatattataaataaaataagttattatatttattattttaaattAAATAATTTTAAAGgctatttattaaatataaaaagtaatatattattaatatttaattaaataaatattttatttttatttttattatattattttaataaaggggaggggataaatatataaaataatattaagttataattatataatattataaagtaattaataaataatataaaagtatttattattatccctttaatattaaagtattattttttatttattttaaattaaattaaaatattaaattaaaaAAAGGAAATATCTAATACTTAAAAATTAAaataaatagctattatataagcTAATATATCTAAAAGGTATAAaaattaaatataattttatatattataaagaaTATAAATTAAAATTCTTTAAGCTttaaaaaaaataaaaaataataaGCTAacttttatttattattatataaatattttaatattaagaTATTTAagatattatattaaagtaaataagcttaatagctaatatactttatatatatttaaataaaAATACTAaatttatatttaaataaGCTTTTATAAagttataaaatatattttattaataaagtatatataaaAAGTATTCCttttaatttaataatatattatttaaatatTTAAAAAATACTTTTTTAaaattatattttatttatattattaatataatttatatttattatataaataaaatacTTTAAAAGTAAGatctatttatattattataattatatcttaataattatttattaagctttattaaatatactttaatatattttaaatATTTATTTACCTTTAATCTTTAAAAAAAATAGTTAAATTAAGGTTAAATTAAAACCCGAAATAAAGATAAAAGATTTTATATAAAAGacttaaattaatataaaCTTAAAAGTATTTCtcttaatattaaagtatattatatagtattattaataattattaatatttaaataGTATTAAAGTAGattatttaaatatattaaaggtataatctttataataatattattatatatttaaatataaaatattaatatataatcTTTTTTAATATACTTTAAAGTAAAATAAAAgattaatatattatttattattcttttttaattatttaatatatttaaaatAAAGGATTAATTTAAGCTTTTTAAGTTttctttaataaataaatttATATTAAACTTTTtttaaattaatataattaaagcCCTtttaattaaaataataataattaacTTTAATAttttttatatattttaaaaataaaacttaataatatatatttattaagttattattttataatatattaaaaataaaaagATATTAATTATGttaatatttataaagttaataattaatataaataaattatatattaataaactTAAATATTAATCTTAAATCGTTAATTATTTCTTTTTTATAAAAAAtttaatattttattaatattttaattattaaggctttaaatatattttataatattatataaaggtagCTTTATATTAATTTTATATTTTCACGCTAGtaaaataaaaataataaagtatatttAATAAAAGATAATTTAAagaaatattaatatattaattataaagaatattattactttaataaCTATAAATACTTTAAGAAATAAAAtagaaaagaaaaaaaataaaTAGCCTTTATTACTTACCCTTAAATCTTTTTAATCTCTATAAAGCTTAttttataaataaataaactttaattaagcttaatattataaaagctttatatttttaatatttaattataaaaaAAGATAATTAATAAaccttaaatatattatCGCTACTTTTATTAAGGCTCCTTTTATcgccgctattattattactattattattattaaagagGAAAATAAAGAGAAAGATAAAGAAAAGGATAAAGAAAAGGTAAAGGAGGAGTAATTATATCCTATAAGGTAGCCCCCCTTTTTTAAGGGGGgtaaagttaatattaatatttctTTTTAATATTTTTTATTAATCTAttttataaaatatttatatactttaatatactttattTTTTAAGTAGCTCTTATATTAGCTTAAAATACTTATTTATTAGtctataactatataatataactatataatataactaaaAATACCTATTaggtatttaatatatatctaATAGATAAATTATAAAAGAGACTAGgtaataataggtatagtctaaattactatatagagaCTAGCCCGACCTATAAAACTAGTCTCTAGCTATAACGCTACgctaaatatagctatagGTCTAGACTAAAGACTAAAGCTACGCTAAATTCAGCTATAGGTCTAGACTTAAGACTAAAGCCACGCTGAATTCAGCTATAACGCCAAGCtgaaaaatagtattagaccgacggatagataatcagaccgaaggccgagtctattttattatatataggaccGTTACCTCCCAGTCTAGACGAGATAGAAGATTAAGCAATTCAATACCTTTATTATCTCTTctacctattttatctctctattattattaccccttttatCTCTtatatccctatttccttattatctCTACCTTCTTctgcctttatccctctttcttatagTAGTCCCTAGCTTTATAGCTAGATAGCTtataataggtataataTTTCCCTTTTTGGGCTTTAAAGCTATTTTTAGCCTTAGCCCGGCCCTTATAAGGGGGCCCCTTCTTAGTTAGGAAGGTATAGCTATTAGTATAGCTATTATCTTTCGTATATAGCCTTTTTAATTCGTCGAGAAGGCTAGCGAATAAGGTCTCGAGCGTATAGGCCTATGGGTTATTGCGGAGACTTTAGGTAATATTCGATATAATCCCTTCGTAGTCTTCCGTCAGATTATTTAAAACCTAAGCTATTATTACCGTTTTAGGCAATTCTAGCTTTTTAGCCTCTAATTGGTCGGTTAGCTCTTTAACCTTATTTAAAAACTCTTCTATAGAGTTATATTTCATTAAGGTTAGATCGAAGAACTCCTTTATAGTAAGAAATTCGCTAGCAAAGCCTTTAGGGCTATATAGCTCCTTTAAGGCTAGCTAAGCTATATTAGCAGTCTTTTTATACTGAATTTAGACTAGTAGTCCGTCTTCGAGCATTAGCTTTATAGTAGCTAATGCCTTATCTTCTAATTCGTCTAGCTTAATCGGGCTAGCGCTATTAGAAGGGGAAATCGTAGTCTAAAGACCTTCCCTTATAAGTATAGCTTCGGCTCGAAGAGCCTAAAGGGTATAGTTAGTAGACCCTTTAAGCTTAGGAAAGGTTATCTTTTCAGTTAAGATAGAAGATATCTTTCCTATATAGGAAGGTAATTGCCGTAATAGGAAGGTATAAGTATAAAAGggtatataatatataggATAGAAGGGATTAAAGAGACCTATTTcctatagctatagctaaCCCGGGCTTATAACctataagaaagagggataaaggtagaggaaggtaaagataataaggaaatagagatatatagagacaaaaggggtaataataatagagagataaaataggtaatTAAGAtagtaaaggtattaaattaCTTAATCTTCTATCTTATCTAGACTAGGAGGCAATagccctatatataataaaatagactcggccttcggtctgattatctatccgtcggtctaatactattttttAGCTTAGCGTTAGagctaaatatagctaaatttagcgtAGCTAGGACTAACGGACTTTAGATTAGACTAAAGacctattatatagcttatagtAGCTAAATAGACTTTTAGTCGGTATAATAGACTAGCCGTCGGTATAATAGACTATCCGCTATTATAAAATTctagataaatatttatccggctataatatatatataggatAAATATTTACCCAGgt
This region of Purpureocillium takamizusanense chromosome 9, complete sequence genomic DNA includes:
- the LYS12 gene encoding Homoisocitrate dehydrogenase (COG:E~EggNog:ENOG503NWJP), whose translation is MSVRTLKIGLIAGDGIGKEVIPAGRRILEALPSCLNLKFDFIDLKAGFETFEQTGTALPDATVDVLRNDCHGALFGAVSSPTHAVKGYASPIVALRKRLDLYANVRPVKTVMTAARPLDMVIVRENTEDLYVKEERTYDGPDGKVAEAIKRISDKASFRIAAMAGDIALRRQKIRDSGAQSIHKSPTVTVTHKSNVLSQTDGLFRVASNRALADPKFASIKVEDQIVDSMVYKLFRQPEAYDVIVAPNLYGDILSDGAAALVGSLGLVPSANVGQGFAMGEPCHGSAPDIMGKGIANPIATVRSAALMLEFLNEPDAAARIYAAVDANLEAGKLLSPDLGGSATTDQVLNDILSRL